The following is a genomic window from Campylobacter magnus.
GAAGCACGCAGAAAAGAACATCGCTGAGCTTCTTGATGATGAGATAAAAGACAAGCTAAGCGAGCTTCGCACAGTATTATTAGAGCTAAAAGATGTAAATAGAGAATACGCAAAAAGCGTGGTGGTGGTAAAGGAGTTTTTTGACTCACTTGTAGGCGTGATGCTAGGCAAACCAACACAAAATAGCTATACTGATAAAGCGCTTGGTTCTAGCAAAGATGAAATTTTTAAAGCAAGGGTGTAAAAATGGGAATTTTTGATTCTTTATACATAGGCAACTCTGGCTTAAACGCTGCCCAAATCCAAATCCAAACCACTGGAAATAACATAACAAACGCAAACAACGAGTTCTATACTCGCCAAAGAGTGATCCAACAAGCAAGAGAGGGGCTTCACAGAGCAGGCGGAGATATAGGACTTGGCACAAATGTCCAACAAATCGTCCGTATGCACGATGAGTATGCTTACCAAAAAATGACTAGTTCATACTCAAACCTATCTGATACAGGCTATAAAGAGCAAATTTTAACAGAAATTACAAACCGCTTTCCAGACCTTGCTGATAGTGGAATTTTTCAGGATTTAAAAGACTATTATGCAGCGTGGAATGACTATGCCTCAAACCCAGCTGAAGCCTCACAAAAAACCGTGCTACTAAACGCAACTAGAATTCTAACAAACGATATAAACACAGCCTACAACGAGCTTGAAGAGATAAGAAGCACTGTAAATGAGCAGTTTTTGCTAACTATAGAAGAAGTAAATGAAATCGCTAAGCAAATCAGCGAAATAAATGCTGATTTGCAACGCATAGAAATAAACACCAGCGTAAATGGCAACGACTTGCGCGATAAGCGTGATGAGCTAGAATTGCGTCTTAGCAAGCTTACAAATATTGATTCGTTCAAAGAAGATATAAGCTCAAGGACTTTATATAAAGACGATGCTACTATCTATGATATGGGACGAAACTACACTCTTAGCATAAATGGTATCACAATCGTAGATGGCTCAAACTACCATCCAATCAAGCTAAATACAGAATTCACAGAAAACGGCTACGCAGTGCCTTATTATGAGCTAAATGATGAGAGCCGCATTGATATCAGTGCTCGTTTTACTAGTGGAAAAATCGCAGCCATGCTAGATCTAAGGGGTCGCGTGCCAAATGGCGATGGCAGTTTTACAGATGGACTTATTACAAAATACCAAGACAATCTTGATGCTTTTGCCAAAACTCTAGTTACGCAAACAAATAGTATCTATGCTAGTTCAGCTAGTACTGAGATGGTCTCAGACTATCTAAAAGATGTAAAAGACGATACAACTCTACAAAACTTTGATAGCGGTATAAAAGATGGCGAGTTTACCGTAAAGGTCTACAACACCCAAGGGCAAGTAGTAGCACAGCGTAATATCGCAATAAATGCAGCAACCACGCTAAATGATATCACTAGGGGCAATTCTATTGTAAATGACTTTAATATGAATAGAGATGATAATGGCGATAATAACCTTACAAACGACCTAGATGATTATTTTAAGGCAGTTTATGCCTACGACCCAATTAGCAAGACAGGAAACATCTCATTTAAGCCAACTGATCGCTATCCAAGTGGATATTTCATCGCTATTGAAGATAATGGCACGAACTTTGCAGGCACCTTGGGGCTTTCAAAGTTTTTAGATGGTCAAAGTGCTGCTAGCATACGCCCAGACGATGATATCAACCACGACAGCGCTCTTATAAAAGGTGGCAAAAGCCCGCTTGCAGGCGATAATGAAATGGCTAATGATATGGTAAATATGCAAAATCAGCGCTTTTATTTTAATAGCCTTAGCACAGGAGAGTCTACCGAGACTATTAGCGGCTACTACCGCTACTTCACGACAGACATCGCAAGCGACACCGCAAGCGTGAAATCTCAACATGTAACAAACACCGCTATAAACAACACCTCAGTCCAAGAGTGGCAAAGCGTGAGCGGCGTAAATATAGACGAAGAGCTCTCAAATCTAATAAAGTTTCAATCAAGCTACGGCGCAGCAGCCAAGATCATCACAACAGTAGAAAGAATGCTACAAACCTTGCTTGATCTTAAGCAATAATTATTTTAATCTAGAATTCCCTAGTTTTTTTGCTTCGCATCTACTAGTTTTTGGGGGTTGGGGGGTATTTTTTACT
Proteins encoded in this region:
- the flgN gene encoding flagellar export chaperone FlgN yields the protein MIKKYLNDSIECLAKIIALTKEDIENIKQAKHDEVGPHSELKTKLLAAFETNKKALDAELVKLASKHAEKNIAELLDDEIKDKLSELRTVLLELKDVNREYAKSVVVVKEFFDSLVGVMLGKPTQNSYTDKALGSSKDEIFKARV
- the flgK gene encoding flagellar hook-associated protein FlgK: MGIFDSLYIGNSGLNAAQIQIQTTGNNITNANNEFYTRQRVIQQAREGLHRAGGDIGLGTNVQQIVRMHDEYAYQKMTSSYSNLSDTGYKEQILTEITNRFPDLADSGIFQDLKDYYAAWNDYASNPAEASQKTVLLNATRILTNDINTAYNELEEIRSTVNEQFLLTIEEVNEIAKQISEINADLQRIEINTSVNGNDLRDKRDELELRLSKLTNIDSFKEDISSRTLYKDDATIYDMGRNYTLSINGITIVDGSNYHPIKLNTEFTENGYAVPYYELNDESRIDISARFTSGKIAAMLDLRGRVPNGDGSFTDGLITKYQDNLDAFAKTLVTQTNSIYASSASTEMVSDYLKDVKDDTTLQNFDSGIKDGEFTVKVYNTQGQVVAQRNIAINAATTLNDITRGNSIVNDFNMNRDDNGDNNLTNDLDDYFKAVYAYDPISKTGNISFKPTDRYPSGYFIAIEDNGTNFAGTLGLSKFLDGQSAASIRPDDDINHDSALIKGGKSPLAGDNEMANDMVNMQNQRFYFNSLSTGESTETISGYYRYFTTDIASDTASVKSQHVTNTAINNTSVQEWQSVSGVNIDEELSNLIKFQSSYGAAAKIITTVERMLQTLLDLKQ